One part of the Malus sylvestris chromosome 2, drMalSylv7.2, whole genome shotgun sequence genome encodes these proteins:
- the LOC126613751 gene encoding homeobox-leucine zipper protein HAT22-like produces MGFDDHACNTGLVLGLGLTSSAPQESCNLTKFAKNNIKPSLNSAPTSGAFEPSLTLGLSGEPYHQQTVASNIYKVGNSSQDEAIDLYRQAAAASSPHSHSAVSNSFSSGRVVKRERDLSSEEVDVDEKVSSRVSDEDEDGSNARKKLRLTKEQSALLEESFKQHSTLNPKQKQALARQLNLRPRQVEVWFQNRRARTKLKQTEVDCEFLKKCCETLTDENRRLQKELQELKALKLNQPLYMHMPTATLTMCPSCERIGGAGSEGSSKSPFSMASKPHFYNHFTNPSAAC; encoded by the exons ATGGGTTTCGATGATCATGCTTGCAACACAGGCCTTGTATTAGGGTTAGGTCTGACGTCGTCTGCTCCTCAGGAGAGTTGTAACCTTACAAAGTTTGCAAAGAATAATATTAAGCCTTCCCTAAATTCTGCTCCAACAAGTGGTGCTTTTGAGCCATCTTTAACTTTAGGTCTTTCTGGTGAGCCATATCATCAACAAACAGTAGCCTCCAATATTTACAAGGTTGGTAATTCTTCTCAGGATGAAGCAATTGATTTGTACAGGCAAGCTGCCGCAGCGTCCTCTCCTCACAGTCATAGCGCAGTCTCTAACTCCTTCTCTAGTGGTAGAGTGGtcaagagggagagagaccTCAGCAGTGAAGAGGTTGATGTCGATGAGAAAGTCTCCTCAAGAGTGAGTGATGAAGATGAAGACGGTTCTAATGCTAGAAAGAAGCTCAGGCTCACCAAGGAACAATCTGCTCTCTTAGAGGAAAGCTTCAAACAACATAGCACTCTCAATCCt AAGCAAAAGCAAGCTTTAGCCAGGCAGTTAAACTTGAGGCCAAGACAAGTGGAAGTATGGTTCCAAAATAGGAGAGCCag GACAAAGCTTAAGCAAACTGAGGTAGACTGTGAGTTCTTGAAGAAGTGCTGTGAAACACTAACAGATGAGAACAGAAGGCTACAAAAAGAGCTGCAAGAACTGAaggcactcaaattaaaccaaccTTTGTACATGCATATGCCAACAGCCACCCTCACTATGTGTCCATCTTGTGAAAGAATCGGAGGTGCTGGTAGTGAGGGATCATCCAAGAGCCCATTTTCTATGGCTTCAAAGCCTCATTTTTACAATCACTTTACCAATCCCTCAGCAGCTTGTTGA